GAACCAGGCGTTGCCTTAGCAAGGCTGTTTGGCTTGTGATGCATGTGCGCGCTTGTGATGGCTTGGACTATTCCTAATATTGTTTTCGCCATTTTTATACGATAGTTACGCGAACAGATTATTGTGGAGTTGGCGAGTCTGATTACAGAGCAACAGAGAGACAAACAAGTTATCTTACTTGGGAAAATGGTTACCACGGATCATTTGCAGGCGCTGGTATTGAAGAATCTCACCAGTATTATATCAATATAAAAAACGGGTACCCGAAGGTACCCGTTTAACATTCAAATCGTCATCCTCTTGCGAGGAACAATAATTTAGAACGAATGCTTCATACCCACTGAGAAGGTATCCGCGTCACCACCTCGAACTGTATTGCTAATGGAAGTGCCTTCACTGTTCCAGCCAAGCTGGTAGTTTCCGTTTCCATCATTTTTCAGCTTGCTGTACAAAGCATACAACGTGCTACGCGCACTCATTTTGTGGTCGTAACCAAACGTATACTGCTTGGCCCCAGAGTTAGAAGTATTTCCAGCATCGTTATCGACTTTAGCAAACGCGATTTTAAGCGCATCAGCTGAAGTCATGTTGTATTTGCCGGATAGATACCAAGCTTTGGAGTCGCCAGAGGTAATTTTATTGTTGATTTTTTCATACACACCGTTTAACGCAAATAGAGTCGTCGAGTAACCAACGGCCCCTTTCCATGCTCTGGTGCTAAGTCCAGCAGCACTAAAACCAGGTGCATCCAATTGGCCAGGACCATTGCTTACGCTTTGGTAAGCCAAAGAACCATGAAACGGAGACTGATCACTGTTGAACATGGCAGCAAGTGATACACCTTCATTTGTGTGGTTTAAGCTGTTATTTGGACCCAAGTTTTGATTCTTCCCTGGTGCTGTACCGCCTTGATCACCAAAATACGAACCTGCCAGACTGAAACCGCTATAATTCAAGGTGTTAAAGCCAACTGTATTGTTAGTACGAACATCATGGCCGATACCCATCAGGCTACGGTTATCAGCGATGGTATTTTGGAACATGTCCATGTCACGAGTAGAGACCTTGTAGGGGGTATCGAAACGACCTAATCTTACAGTACCTGCTTGGTCGAATTTCAAGCCAGCGAAGGTGTCACGGAATGCAAGGCGTGTATCTGAACCTGGGTTATTTACACCGCCTTGCCCTGCGCCAATGGCAATTTGGTTTTCAATTTGCCAGATTGCGGACAAACCGCCACCCAAATCTTCCGAACCCTTAA
This genomic interval from Candidatus Nitrotoga sp. AM1P contains the following:
- a CDS encoding porin; the encoded protein is MNMNKSLIALAVASVFASSAAIADVSIYGQANVSYDIIQNDVNRDSTGVGSNASRIGFKGSEDLGGGLSAIWQIENQIAIGAGQGGVNNPGSDTRLAFRDTFAGLKFDQAGTVRLGRFDTPYKVSTRDMDMFQNTIADNRSLMGIGHDVRTNNTVGFNTLNYSGFSLAGSYFGDQGGTAPGKNQNLGPNNSLNHTNEGVSLAAMFNSDQSPFHGSLAYQSVSNGPGQLDAPGFSAAGLSTRAWKGAVGYSTTLFALNGVYEKINNKITSGDSKAWYLSGKYNMTSADALKIAFAKVDNDAGNTSNSGAKQYTFGYDHKMSARSTLYALYSKLKNDGNGNYQLGWNSEGTSISNTVRGGDADTFSVGMKHSF